Below is a genomic region from Oculatellaceae cyanobacterium.
AGATGGTTATTTAGGTGTAGAAGCAGCTTTAAAACTCAAACCGGATTTGGTGATTATGGATATTGGTTTACCTCGCCTCGATGGTATTGCTGCAACTCAAAAAATCAAGGAAGCACTACCGGATGTGCGAGTAGTAGTTTTAACTTCTCACACAACCGAAACCGAAGTAGTTGCAGCCCTTTCTAGTGGTGCAGATGCTTATTGTGTCAAGGGTACAAGTGTAGATAGATTATTAACTGCGATCGCCGCCGCGCAAGAGGGAGCAACTTACCTCGATCCGCAAATTGCCAGAAAAGTGATCGATCATCTCCAACCCCCCGCACCTGAACCCAATAAAAATATTGCTCAACTTTCAGAACGAGAATTGGAAGTTTTAAAACTCATGGTGGAAGGACGCAGTAACCCAGAAATTGCTGCCGCTTTATACTTGAGTCCCAATACCATCAAAACTCATGTACGCGGCATTATGAATAAGCTAGCTGTAGACGATCGCGTACAAGCTGCGGTTGTAGCTTTACGTTCTGGATTAGTTTGAGCTAAGATTGGGCATCAATTTTGAGAATCGCTTCGGTAGAAATAGCTTATACAATCATTTGATTACCTGTAAGCCTTTTTCAGTCTATCTGTGGTTAAGCTGTTGTGTAGCTGACAGAGGGATAGCTGAGTGCTGACCGCTATATAAGTCAAGTTGGAAGTTTCTGAATAATCGGACAAATTGTTTCTTCACGATGTTCAGGAATGCTTGTCCAACCAGACAGGAGACCTTGGAGTTCCTGCTTAAAAATTTGCAGTTGTTGAATTTGTAGCTCAATCGCTAAGAGCTTGTCTTCCAGCTTTACTTTGATGTGTTCACAAGGCAAAGTACCTTGGTCATGTACATCAAGAAACTCTTTAATCTCCAATAGTGTTAACCCCAAACTTTGCGCTCGTTTAATAAATTTCAAGCGAGTGAATACATTTGAGTTGAATAAGCGATATCCGGCTTCAGTTCTACCAAATGTTTTGAGTAAACCTAATTCGTCATAATAGCGAATAGTTTTGATAGGAATTCCACTTTCTTTAGCAACAGCACCAATTCGTTTCAAATCTTTTTGGGCTAACATAGTTGGCTCCAGATTAAATTAATACAAACAAAAAAACTGGGAAGATTAAATTGAGTGAACTAATTAAACTTAAGACATTAGGGAGTAGATTGAGGAGTTAATGTTGCAGGTACGTTAGCACTCGCTGGCGACACAGTTGCACTCGCCACCGGATCAGATGCCTGAACTTCAACTACACCGCGAAACATATTCATGCCACAGGTAAACTCGTATTTACCTGGTTTTTCTGGTGTAAACTCAATAGCTGTAGTTTGATTGAGTGGCAGCGTTTGAGTAATGTGGAAGTCTGAGAATCGGACTTCTTCAAGACAACTGCTAGGGTCAAGGCGTTGAAAGTTGAGCCGCACAGGTTGACCCGTTTGAACTACAATCTGGCTTGGTTCGTAACCCCCATCAACCGTAACAGTAACCTCTTGAATTTCCCCTGAAGTAGTTGCTTGACGAGACTTAGGTTTGCTGAGTAGAAACCACCAAAGTTCTAAACCAATTAATCCCAATCCACCCAGTGTGACTGCAACCTTATTTCTCAATGGTTGTTCAATACGTTGGAATCCGGTCGATGCAGTAGTAGCGTGTTCATTTGGGTGCGTTTCGGCAGCAATTGCTCCTGAGATTGCCCCAAGTAGAAATCCGAATCCTGCCAATGTACCGAAGAATGTTGCTTTCTTAAACATTGTTCTTTCCTGTGCAATAAATAGACCTACTTTGGAAGTCAAAACTAAATAGAAAAGTAGAATTATTTAACTATCCAAGAGTTTTAGGCTGAAAGCTACGCAAACGCAGTGCATTCGTCACAACTGAAACAGAACTAAATGCCATTGCTGCACCTGCAATAATGGGGTTGAGCAGCCAGCCGAAGAATGGGAAGAGAATGCCTGCTGCAATAGGAATACCAGCAATGTTATAGATGAATGCAAAGAAGAGATTCTGACGAATGTTGCGAATTGTAGCGCGGCTGAGTTGGATAGCGGTGACGATTCCTTGCAAGTCACCAGAAATCAGGGTAATGTCAGAAGCAGCGATCGCTACATCAGTTCCAGTACCAATTGCCATTCCCACATCAGCTTGAGCCAAAGCTGGCGCATCATTAATCCCATCGCCAACCATTGCCACAATTTTTCCTTCAGACTGAAGTTTTTCAACAGTCTCAGCTTTTTGATCGGGGCGAACTTCAGCAAAAACTCGCTTAATACCTACTTCACGGGCAATTACTTTGGCAGTGCGACGATTATCTCCAGTCAACATTACCACTTCCAATCCCATTTTATGTAACGTGCGAATGGCATTGACGGAGGAGGGTTTCACGGCATCGGAAATTCCTATAATCGCTTCAACTTTGCCATTAACAGCAATCGCTATAACAGTCTTGCCCAAATATTCCAATCGCTCCCAATCTT
It encodes:
- a CDS encoding response regulator transcription factor, with translation MSKESSPLRILIVEDDPMMQLGLEQSLLSYSQFEVIEQAEDGYLGVEAALKLKPDLVIMDIGLPRLDGIAATQKIKEALPDVRVVVLTSHTTETEVVAALSSGADAYCVKGTSVDRLLTAIAAAQEGATYLDPQIARKVIDHLQPPAPEPNKNIAQLSERELEVLKLMVEGRSNPEIAAALYLSPNTIKTHVRGIMNKLAVDDRVQAAVVALRSGLV
- a CDS encoding heavy metal-responsive transcriptional regulator, which gives rise to MLAQKDLKRIGAVAKESGIPIKTIRYYDELGLLKTFGRTEAGYRLFNSNVFTRLKFIKRAQSLGLTLLEIKEFLDVHDQGTLPCEHIKVKLEDKLLAIELQIQQLQIFKQELQGLLSGWTSIPEHREETICPIIQKLPT
- a CDS encoding cupredoxin domain-containing protein, giving the protein MFKKATFFGTLAGFGFLLGAISGAIAAETHPNEHATTASTGFQRIEQPLRNKVAVTLGGLGLIGLELWWFLLSKPKSRQATTSGEIQEVTVTVDGGYEPSQIVVQTGQPVRLNFQRLDPSSCLEEVRFSDFHITQTLPLNQTTAIEFTPEKPGKYEFTCGMNMFRGVVEVQASDPVASATVSPASANVPATLTPQSTP